The following coding sequences lie in one Tichowtungia aerotolerans genomic window:
- a CDS encoding alpha-amylase family protein has protein sequence MSARLIFVVVLLAAGNLMAGDKPPYKLLFGNDTTHITSCPSPFNPRPGPFVEEHIRACVQESAVEGVDAHLLQPGMGWVPWWQSEVYPMADHVQWLAEHGIKPHAYERYILNGGDLVAAYVEECRKQNIAPLISFRLNDSHFLSHAKQDYQDEAAVQNAREAVCRFYGENPQFIIGDETLEKHYKYLQDWAHPEVRDYRFRLIKELCENYDIEGIELDFLRHPCFFDRRKTTDDERSDMMAGFVRRIRNMMDALEKNDGKKRWLGIRVTAYPDRWGEIGVDLQKLTDAGLNWVNCSSHYFTDLGMEIARIREMAPGHVALYSELHYVTAVGPYREAAATTGRNSAGSVRRMTDPLQFYTAANLAYEQGADGVSLFNFHYYRGSRGVYTRDGGKEPPFDILKYLTNRDWLEKQPQWYFIGATFNPLMSNEPFTKTYAIGKPETFRLLMTPPQGGWSEDGRLRLLARDPLGDSSWSVVFNGHELKRTDDVSEPYDVRYTTGILEPEYYRAFTVPHKLLRDGENEIEVMLLSGKKMKLFYLDIAVE, from the coding sequence ATGAGTGCTAGATTGATATTTGTTGTTGTCCTGCTGGCTGCGGGGAATTTGATGGCCGGGGATAAACCGCCGTATAAGCTGCTGTTTGGAAACGACACCACGCATATCACCAGCTGTCCCAGCCCGTTTAATCCGCGCCCGGGACCGTTTGTGGAGGAACACATTCGGGCCTGTGTGCAGGAATCGGCGGTCGAGGGGGTCGATGCGCATTTGCTGCAGCCCGGCATGGGCTGGGTGCCGTGGTGGCAGAGCGAAGTCTATCCCATGGCCGACCATGTTCAGTGGCTGGCCGAGCACGGCATCAAACCGCACGCATACGAGCGCTATATCCTCAACGGCGGCGACCTGGTCGCGGCCTATGTGGAAGAGTGCCGTAAACAGAATATTGCGCCGCTGATTTCCTTCCGCCTGAACGATTCCCATTTCCTGTCGCATGCGAAGCAGGACTATCAGGACGAAGCCGCCGTACAGAATGCCCGCGAGGCCGTCTGCCGCTTTTACGGCGAAAACCCGCAGTTCATCATTGGCGACGAGACGCTAGAAAAACATTACAAATATTTGCAGGACTGGGCACACCCCGAAGTGCGCGACTACCGCTTCCGGTTGATCAAAGAGTTATGCGAGAACTATGACATCGAAGGAATCGAACTCGATTTTTTGCGTCACCCCTGCTTTTTTGACCGGCGGAAAACCACGGACGACGAGCGGTCGGATATGATGGCCGGATTTGTCAGACGCATTCGCAACATGATGGATGCCCTCGAAAAGAACGACGGCAAAAAACGCTGGCTGGGCATTCGCGTGACGGCGTATCCGGATCGGTGGGGCGAGATCGGTGTGGATCTTCAGAAGTTAACTGACGCCGGACTCAACTGGGTCAACTGCTCGTCACACTACTTTACAGACCTTGGAATGGAGATTGCCCGCATCCGCGAAATGGCTCCCGGCCATGTTGCGCTCTACTCGGAATTGCATTACGTAACCGCGGTCGGACCCTACCGCGAAGCCGCAGCAACAACGGGAAGAAATTCTGCGGGGTCGGTACGGCGCATGACCGACCCGCTGCAGTTTTACACTGCCGCGAACCTCGCCTATGAGCAGGGGGCGGACGGCGTCAGCCTGTTCAATTTTCATTACTACCGCGGCAGCCGGGGCGTCTACACCCGCGACGGCGGCAAAGAACCTCCCTTCGACATCCTGAAGTATCTGACGAACCGCGACTGGCTTGAAAAACAACCGCAGTGGTACTTCATTGGGGCGACCTTCAATCCGCTGATGTCTAATGAGCCCTTCACAAAAACATACGCAATCGGTAAGCCGGAAACCTTCCGACTGCTGATGACGCCCCCCCAAGGCGGATGGTCCGAAGACGGCCGGTTGCGACTCCTCGCCCGCGACCCGCTGGGAGACTCCTCGTGGTCTGTCGTTTTCAACGGCCACGAACTGAAGCGGACCGACGATGTATCTGAGCCGTATGATGTGCGCTATACGACCGGCATTCTGGAGCCTGAATATTACCGTGCCTTTACCGTGCCGCATAAGCTGCTGCGGGATGGCGAAAACGAAATCGAAGTCATGCTGCTTTCCGGCAAAAAGATGAAGCTTTTCTATTTAGATATTGCAGTTGAATAA
- a CDS encoding GntR family transcriptional regulator, whose product MSKKKPDNLMALESAPERAREAIREMINSGEIEPGQRIDQRDLAKKLELTTVPIREALCWLEAEGLVKRVPGCGVFCKTYTVDEIQELLEVRGALEALAAGLAAENCSTRQKNELLALVDRMNAVPKDDQEKFLKMHVDFHRSIVEMSDNESLMNIWGFTHITEQVLVRLASHLWPSQPHDHTDIANIIAGGDRAEAERVMREHIMPTYEERLRLLRDEYGTEPIL is encoded by the coding sequence ATGAGCAAAAAAAAACCCGATAATCTGATGGCTCTGGAGTCCGCTCCCGAGCGGGCTCGCGAGGCGATTCGCGAAATGATCAACAGCGGGGAAATTGAACCCGGGCAGCGGATCGACCAGCGCGATCTTGCCAAAAAGCTGGAGCTCACCACCGTGCCGATCCGCGAAGCGCTGTGCTGGCTGGAAGCCGAGGGGCTGGTCAAAAGGGTGCCCGGCTGCGGCGTGTTTTGCAAAACTTACACGGTCGATGAAATTCAGGAACTGCTCGAAGTTCGCGGTGCCCTCGAAGCACTGGCCGCCGGACTGGCTGCGGAAAACTGCTCTACCCGTCAGAAAAACGAGTTGCTGGCTCTGGTCGACAGAATGAATGCCGTGCCAAAGGACGATCAGGAAAAATTTCTCAAAATGCACGTTGATTTCCACCGGAGCATCGTTGAAATGTCCGATAACGAATCGCTCATGAATATTTGGGGCTTTACCCACATTACCGAACAGGTTCTCGTTCGTCTCGCCTCCCATCTCTGGCCCAGCCAGCCTCATGACCACACGGATATTGCCAATATTATTGCTGGCGGCGACCGGGCCGAGGCCGAACGGGTGATGCGTGAACACATTATGCCCACGTATGAAGAGCGCCTGCGGCTGCTTCGGGACGAATATGGTACTGAGCCGATTCTGTAG
- a CDS encoding ISL3 family transposase, whose protein sequence is MPKEKIDLVGPGIKVHSVVRHGGVMIHAEYVGPVACPQCSSEQLRTKDRFVRKLRHESIGTKNTWLYLTLRKYRCEDCRRYFRARVPGLLPYRRSTEMFRQEIFMGHRDGISQQQLHRTRRIGSATVERWFHEHLELKEKMFSSRLCPTVLGIDEHFFTKKQGYATTFCDLQKHRIFEVAKGRSEHSLHSALMRMKGRERVQVVCIDLSSSYRSLARKYFPNALIVSDRFHVVRTVIRHFLDTWKLLDPVGRKNRGLLSLMRRKSGNLHPDQQARLERYFEQNPAIGMVYKAKEELCELLNQKHRTQKDCRPLISRLLYWIDQLRNSPFEPLRTLGATLSSWRDEIARMWRFTRNNGITEGFHTKMELIQRRAYGFRNFDNYRLRVIVMCG, encoded by the coding sequence ATGCCCAAAGAGAAGATAGACCTCGTCGGCCCCGGCATCAAGGTTCATTCCGTAGTCCGCCACGGTGGCGTGATGATTCATGCCGAGTACGTTGGCCCGGTGGCCTGTCCGCAATGCAGTTCAGAGCAGCTGCGCACTAAGGATCGATTTGTACGGAAGCTGCGTCATGAAAGCATTGGAACGAAAAACACCTGGCTGTACTTGACGCTGCGTAAATATCGCTGCGAAGACTGCAGACGCTATTTTAGGGCCCGAGTGCCCGGCCTGCTGCCGTACCGGCGCAGTACCGAGATGTTCCGTCAGGAGATCTTTATGGGTCACCGTGACGGCATCAGCCAGCAACAGCTGCACCGCACCCGGCGGATCGGATCCGCTACTGTCGAGCGGTGGTTTCATGAACATCTGGAGCTTAAAGAGAAGATGTTTTCCAGCCGGTTGTGCCCGACGGTTCTGGGTATTGATGAACACTTCTTCACCAAGAAGCAGGGATACGCAACGACCTTCTGTGACCTGCAGAAGCATCGGATATTCGAGGTAGCCAAGGGACGATCGGAGCACTCCCTGCATAGCGCTCTGATGCGAATGAAAGGCCGAGAGCGCGTTCAGGTGGTCTGTATCGACCTTTCATCAAGCTATCGCAGCTTGGCTCGGAAGTATTTCCCGAATGCATTGATCGTCAGCGATCGGTTCCATGTGGTGCGAACCGTCATCCGCCATTTCCTCGACACATGGAAGCTACTTGACCCTGTAGGGCGTAAAAACCGTGGGCTGCTATCGCTGATGCGCCGAAAAAGCGGCAATCTGCATCCAGACCAACAGGCCCGTCTGGAGCGATATTTTGAGCAGAACCCAGCGATTGGTATGGTGTACAAGGCCAAAGAGGAGCTATGCGAACTGCTTAACCAGAAGCATCGAACACAAAAGGATTGCCGGCCGCTAATCTCACGCCTGCTGTACTGGATCGATCAGCTGCGCAACAGTCCATTCGAGCCGTTGCGCACGCTGGGGGCCACATTGAGTTCCTGGCGCGATGAGATCGCCCGGATGTGGAGGTTCACCCGCAACAACGGCATTACAGAAGGCTTCCATACCAAGATGGAGCTGATTCAGAGAAGAGCCTATGGCTTCAGGAATTTCGACAATTACAGATTGAGAGTAATTGTGATGTGTGGTTAA
- a CDS encoding YhcH/YjgK/YiaL family protein produces MIYDKFENLAQYFEERHPVYEAVVYARDKAGEMPVGDHDLDGDRLSARVQAYTTQPAEVREFECHKKYTDVQVMLEGCERQDVAPSQDLTPLGEFDVANDVVKLKAPELFSTINLEPGWFVVYYPQDNHRPNCCIGEPSNVRKVCMKVIV; encoded by the coding sequence ATGATTTATGATAAGTTTGAAAATTTAGCTCAGTATTTTGAAGAAAGACATCCGGTGTATGAAGCGGTGGTTTATGCGCGCGATAAGGCGGGGGAGATGCCGGTTGGGGATCATGACTTGGACGGCGATCGGCTATCGGCACGGGTTCAGGCTTATACGACACAGCCGGCGGAGGTTCGTGAGTTTGAGTGTCATAAAAAATACACCGATGTGCAGGTGATGCTGGAAGGCTGTGAGCGTCAGGATGTGGCTCCATCTCAAGATCTGACCCCGCTGGGCGAGTTCGATGTGGCGAATGATGTGGTAAAGCTGAAAGCTCCGGAGCTTTTTTCGACGATCAATTTGGAGCCGGGCTGGTTTGTGGTTTATTACCCGCAGGATAACCACCGTCCGAACTGCTGTATCGGAGAGCCTTCCAATGTTCGGAAAGTTTGCATGAAGGTGATTGTATGA
- a CDS encoding sulfatase family protein gives MTVLKKTVLAGAILFGLMGTAYASSAPDIVVLLCDDMNSFYTSFDGDPNADTPNLDKLAAQSAMFTRCYAASTVCMPSRTSLVAGLYPHSTGAWGNANEQLIPEHLTSMFSDFKKAGYATSMIGKTHWMSGNGFKKFYDSKADYYERLGIDYFEDVATMFASRGGSGVYQDFLKKIGKFEANSKDMTDRLRSNQYLVRPSLLEPNETCDWMMTDFATEYIRKVPEDKPFMMMVGYSYPHSPYDPLDEYAARYESGSMALRDNVKPFKKYGMDYTLDTVRQTKAAYLAKISFIDDMVGRVIDSLKESGRWDNTVLVFTADHGMAIGEHGNITKGRFWEEVTRVPMLIRIPGLTDSGMKLPALSQLIDLYPTLLDAAGGELSPHVSGRSLMPAIRNPGETVRDAVFCEIQQDGMLNYMVRNDRYKWYIEKDKEYLYDLDSDRFEKNNLIKSEDHHAVATELRERLRRFLMEEQINYAAGYKPLVQREKEKMGK, from the coding sequence ATGACTGTGTTAAAAAAGACTGTTTTGGCAGGTGCCATCCTGTTTGGACTGATGGGTACCGCTTATGCATCATCGGCTCCGGATATTGTGGTGCTTTTGTGTGACGATATGAATTCGTTCTACACCAGTTTTGATGGTGATCCGAATGCGGATACTCCCAATCTGGATAAACTGGCGGCGCAGAGCGCGATGTTTACGCGCTGCTATGCGGCCAGCACCGTTTGCATGCCGTCGCGCACCAGCTTGGTAGCCGGGCTTTATCCGCACAGTACCGGAGCCTGGGGCAATGCCAACGAGCAGCTGATCCCGGAGCACCTGACGTCCATGTTTTCCGACTTTAAAAAAGCGGGCTATGCCACGTCAATGATCGGCAAGACGCACTGGATGTCCGGCAACGGGTTCAAAAAGTTTTATGACAGCAAGGCGGACTATTACGAAAGACTGGGAATCGATTATTTTGAAGATGTCGCCACGATGTTCGCCAGTCGCGGCGGTAGCGGGGTGTATCAGGATTTCCTGAAAAAAATCGGCAAGTTCGAGGCCAACTCGAAGGATATGACCGATCGGCTTCGAAGCAATCAGTATCTGGTGCGGCCCTCACTGCTGGAGCCGAATGAAACCTGCGACTGGATGATGACCGATTTTGCCACTGAGTACATTCGCAAGGTTCCAGAAGATAAACCGTTTATGATGATGGTCGGCTATTCTTATCCGCATTCCCCGTACGACCCGCTGGATGAATACGCCGCCCGTTATGAATCCGGCAGTATGGCGCTGCGCGACAACGTGAAACCGTTTAAAAAGTACGGTATGGATTATACGCTTGATACGGTGCGTCAAACCAAAGCGGCGTATCTGGCAAAAATTTCATTCATCGACGATATGGTCGGGCGGGTTATTGATTCGCTCAAAGAGAGCGGCCGCTGGGACAATACGGTTCTGGTGTTTACTGCCGACCACGGCATGGCGATTGGAGAGCACGGTAACATCACCAAAGGAAGGTTTTGGGAAGAGGTAACCCGGGTTCCCATGCTGATTCGAATTCCGGGGCTGACCGACTCAGGCATGAAGTTGCCTGCGCTTTCGCAGCTGATTGACCTTTATCCTACGCTGCTGGATGCCGCCGGCGGCGAACTGTCTCCGCATGTCTCCGGACGTTCGCTGATGCCGGCAATCCGTAATCCGGGTGAGACCGTGCGCGATGCGGTTTTCTGCGAAATTCAGCAGGACGGCATGCTCAACTATATGGTGCGCAACGACCGCTACAAGTGGTACATCGAAAAAGACAAAGAATACCTCTATGACCTCGACAGCGATCGGTTTGAGAAGAACAACCTGATCAAATCCGAAGATCACCATGCCGTGGCGACTGAGCTTCGCGAGCGCCTCCGCCGCTTCCTGATGGAAGAACAGATCAACTATGCCGCCGGATACAAGCCGCTGGTGCAGCGTGAAAAAGAAAAGATGGGAAAGTGA
- a CDS encoding glycoside hydrolase family 10 protein, whose protein sequence is MKKKTILLILLAIGCVWFAAAEKRTVPFKMLFNHDGTYLHTCVHEWTDQKLNAGEQLKASVREIAATGVEAVALSAGNGEIPWWQSKFYPDHWEWNAQYTGRKPDAYGRYVMDGGDMVQDFVDVCREQGLTAIMSLRLKDEHGVGEKSVWVSKFFIENQHLRIDDRHAPIFGYRGLDWMYPRVVAQKLNYVREWCENYDIDGIELDFMRFFPFFNEEMTSDAQRRRILDQFVEDVRKILDKTARDGKRRYLGVRVPNRLSMYKRFGFDLGYWDQQGWTDYAVISPSYCSQVENELAKFRAWAPDTSLIFEMTHCVTRSTSLSWGRPGLTGGDDYQVRFMTPERLTTMANVAWERGCDGVSLFNIMYCRPGKRKYGQVHGGNYNPGDPAMDLFPKLTDKEWLAKQPQHYWINWWWKSGYFGDQFVLPVTFVNLSEHTFDLDMSPPSVPVKRAVLRMQMVERTPKLGWEVFVNDVKLTPIDERDELFSDPYGGFTGHIDQYCAFELPPSAVIDGQNKIRVRLADGPLNDQFSADLMHLEVALYTD, encoded by the coding sequence GTGAAAAAGAAAACCATTCTACTGATCCTGCTGGCCATAGGCTGTGTGTGGTTCGCCGCGGCCGAAAAGCGAACGGTTCCGTTCAAAATGCTGTTCAACCACGACGGAACCTATCTGCACACGTGTGTTCATGAGTGGACCGACCAAAAATTGAATGCGGGCGAACAGCTTAAGGCTTCTGTTCGTGAAATCGCAGCCACCGGTGTAGAAGCCGTGGCTCTGAGTGCCGGAAACGGTGAGATCCCATGGTGGCAGAGCAAATTCTATCCGGATCATTGGGAGTGGAACGCACAGTATACCGGACGCAAGCCCGATGCATACGGACGGTATGTCATGGACGGTGGCGATATGGTGCAGGATTTTGTCGATGTCTGCCGGGAGCAGGGCTTGACGGCAATCATGTCGCTGCGACTCAAGGACGAGCACGGCGTCGGAGAAAAGTCGGTTTGGGTCAGTAAATTTTTTATTGAAAATCAGCACCTGCGCATTGATGACCGGCATGCGCCGATCTTTGGGTATCGCGGTCTCGACTGGATGTATCCGCGTGTGGTAGCCCAAAAGCTCAACTATGTGCGCGAGTGGTGCGAAAACTATGATATCGACGGTATAGAGCTCGATTTCATGCGCTTTTTCCCCTTCTTTAATGAAGAGATGACCTCCGATGCCCAGCGCCGCCGGATACTGGATCAGTTTGTCGAAGATGTTCGTAAAATTCTCGATAAAACCGCCCGCGACGGCAAACGTCGCTATCTCGGTGTGCGGGTTCCCAACCGCCTGTCGATGTATAAACGGTTTGGCTTTGACCTTGGCTACTGGGATCAGCAGGGGTGGACCGATTACGCGGTGATTTCTCCGTCGTACTGCTCCCAGGTTGAAAATGAGCTGGCCAAGTTTCGCGCCTGGGCACCGGATACCAGCTTGATTTTTGAGATGACGCACTGCGTCACCCGCAGCACGTCGCTTTCCTGGGGGCGTCCGGGGCTGACCGGCGGCGATGACTATCAGGTTCGCTTCATGACACCTGAACGATTGACGACTATGGCGAATGTTGCCTGGGAGCGCGGCTGTGACGGAGTTAGTTTGTTCAACATCATGTATTGTCGTCCGGGGAAACGTAAATACGGCCAGGTTCACGGCGGCAACTATAATCCGGGCGATCCGGCGATGGATCTGTTCCCGAAGCTGACGGATAAAGAGTGGCTGGCTAAACAGCCGCAGCACTACTGGATTAACTGGTGGTGGAAGAGCGGCTATTTCGGCGACCAGTTTGTACTGCCCGTCACCTTTGTCAATTTGAGTGAGCACACCTTCGACCTCGATATGTCCCCGCCGTCTGTTCCGGTAAAACGCGCGGTGTTGCGAATGCAGATGGTGGAACGAACGCCGAAGCTCGGTTGGGAGGTGTTTGTGAATGACGTCAAGTTGACGCCGATCGATGAGCGCGATGAACTTTTCAGTGATCCGTACGGCGGGTTTACCGGGCACATCGATCAGTACTGCGCATTTGAACTCCCGCCTTCAGCTGTGATTGATGGACAGAATAAGATTCGGGTTCGTCTCGCAGACGGACCGCTCAATGACCAGTTTTCCGCCGATTTAATGCACCTTGAAGTGGCGCTGTACACCGATTAA
- a CDS encoding PEP-CTERM sorting domain-containing protein: MKSRIKWMGMLMVVIATVSSAQAAVVDLVGNGTDIGGFHHFSDTNNWAGGNLPTSTDVPRFRYNDNDRNKLYLDASPSVATIVVLDGIQANIGGPGTMTASSYLNMAYTDPSLDLWDSATVNIGNRIRTTTGTTAITLHNDSTLETQNISFDAAGAKLLVTLNNNSMYKQLGAPQLAANMHADSQFVLNDSSSVLMENMTASELFDSWFSNGAVFHLNDDASITLQTSGNNIDDIATYHAAGYLVLNGKTDAVKDVDYTYNVDTGVLQVIPEPATLGLFMVGTVGVLAVRHRLMDRK; this comes from the coding sequence ATGAAAAGCAGAATAAAATGGATGGGTATGTTAATGGTTGTTATTGCGACCGTGAGCAGCGCACAGGCGGCGGTAGTAGATCTGGTGGGGAACGGAACCGATATTGGCGGGTTCCACCACTTTAGTGATACCAACAATTGGGCTGGCGGTAATCTCCCGACCTCAACAGATGTACCGAGGTTCCGATACAATGATAATGACCGCAACAAGCTCTATTTGGATGCGAGTCCTTCAGTGGCGACCATTGTTGTGCTGGATGGGATTCAGGCAAATATTGGTGGACCCGGTACGATGACTGCCAGCAGTTATTTGAATATGGCATACACAGATCCGTCACTAGATCTTTGGGATTCGGCGACCGTAAACATCGGAAATCGTATCCGCACGACTACCGGGACAACCGCGATCACATTGCACAATGATTCGACGCTGGAAACACAGAACATCTCTTTTGATGCTGCGGGGGCAAAGCTGCTGGTGACGCTCAACAACAATTCAATGTATAAGCAGCTTGGCGCTCCGCAGCTTGCCGCGAATATGCATGCCGATTCTCAATTTGTGCTTAATGACAGCAGCAGTGTGCTTATGGAGAACATGACCGCATCGGAGTTGTTTGACAGTTGGTTTTCCAATGGAGCTGTCTTTCACTTGAACGATGACGCATCGATCACGCTGCAGACCAGCGGTAACAATATCGATGATATTGCCACGTATCATGCGGCCGGTTATCTGGTGCTCAATGGGAAAACAGATGCCGTTAAGGATGTTGATTACACCTATAATGTGGATACGGGCGTTTTACAGGTCATCCCCGAGCCGGCAACGCTCGGTTTGTTTATGGTCGGCACGGTCGGGGTGCTGGCCGTTCGTCATCGGTTAATGGATCGCAAGTGA
- a CDS encoding sugar phosphate isomerase/epimerase family protein, translated as MKLNEYVKLGLNHHLLFYDVIQEDSRAHFETLEIVAKDPRLEILDMWVPEDEPFRSKTIDLMKSCGKELFYNCGNRAGKPSLAPGSFDDEKWNYTRDVYRDELERAKAISATKIITNSGPNNLEQREAAFERLVDFYVELCRQVPDVLVLIEPTDWDVSKKKLIGSSKEAVDICRRVHDRGFPNMASMVDMCHVPLMHETLAQALSDTGEYLGHIHLGNCILKDRTHPLFGDKHVPLAIEEGEYGVDDLAELFRLGIKSGYFSKGQRGSASIEMRVMGGEDPLDALDRYYSMTEEAWAKVVGSA; from the coding sequence ATGAAGCTGAATGAATACGTGAAGCTGGGGCTCAACCACCATCTGCTTTTCTACGATGTCATTCAGGAGGACAGCCGGGCGCATTTTGAAACACTTGAGATCGTGGCCAAAGATCCGCGTCTTGAGATTCTGGACATGTGGGTTCCAGAGGATGAGCCGTTCCGTTCAAAGACCATTGACTTGATGAAAAGTTGCGGCAAGGAGCTTTTTTATAATTGCGGCAACCGGGCGGGCAAGCCGTCGCTTGCACCGGGATCGTTTGACGATGAAAAATGGAATTACACACGGGATGTGTATCGTGACGAGCTGGAGCGCGCCAAAGCGATCAGTGCGACTAAGATCATTACCAACAGCGGGCCGAACAATCTGGAGCAGCGCGAAGCGGCTTTCGAGCGGCTGGTTGATTTTTATGTTGAGCTGTGCCGCCAGGTGCCGGATGTGCTGGTGCTGATTGAGCCGACCGATTGGGATGTGTCGAAGAAAAAGCTGATCGGCTCGTCGAAGGAGGCGGTGGACATCTGCCGCCGCGTCCATGATCGGGGTTTCCCGAACATGGCGAGTATGGTCGATATGTGTCACGTTCCGCTGATGCACGAAACACTTGCGCAGGCGCTATCCGACACCGGTGAATATCTGGGTCACATCCATCTGGGGAACTGCATTTTGAAGGATCGCACTCATCCGCTGTTCGGGGACAAGCACGTGCCGCTCGCCATCGAGGAGGGCGAGTACGGGGTCGATGACCTGGCAGAACTGTTTAGGCTGGGAATTAAGTCTGGATATTTTTCCAAAGGGCAGCGCGGATCGGCCAGTATCGAAATGCGCGTGATGGGCGGGGAAGACCCGCTCGATGCATTGGATCGCTACTATTCGATGACCGAAGAGGCCTGGGCCAAAGTCGTGGGGTCTGCCTGA
- a CDS encoding M55 family metallopeptidase — protein sequence MKVMIRSDVEGVTGVTTYTEAENSEFGRAMLMNDLLACIDGLLAGGATEIVVYDEHTDGRNVDMAALPKEVSVIRGKPHYTPEWGGIDDSYDAMVIVGLHAKSGTPGAVLPHSYSRKNLDIRLNGRSFGEIGVEAAVAGDFGVPLWLITGDSAGMAEAESDIPGVRTVSVKKSFGENEAQCFSAVKTAEMIRTAAKEALENPPDVKPFKIEGPVKLQIDLADSDYTEKLKARYGSEFDGNTFCLDGPTVTAVWSRYLHIQDEVKKAMK from the coding sequence ATGAAGGTGATGATTCGATCTGATGTGGAGGGCGTGACGGGGGTCACGACCTATACTGAGGCGGAGAACTCCGAATTCGGTCGGGCGATGCTGATGAATGATCTGTTGGCGTGTATTGATGGTCTGCTGGCTGGCGGTGCGACTGAGATTGTTGTTTATGATGAGCACACGGATGGCCGCAATGTAGATATGGCGGCATTGCCGAAAGAGGTAAGCGTCATTCGCGGCAAGCCGCATTACACGCCGGAGTGGGGCGGCATTGACGACAGTTATGATGCGATGGTGATTGTTGGGCTTCATGCGAAGTCGGGCACACCGGGCGCGGTGCTGCCCCACAGTTATTCCCGCAAGAATCTGGATATTCGGCTGAACGGCCGGTCGTTTGGTGAGATCGGCGTAGAGGCCGCAGTTGCAGGCGACTTTGGGGTTCCGCTGTGGCTGATTACCGGCGATTCTGCGGGAATGGCGGAGGCAGAGAGCGATATCCCGGGCGTGCGGACCGTTTCAGTGAAAAAGTCGTTTGGTGAGAACGAGGCGCAGTGCTTTTCGGCAGTCAAGACAGCGGAGATGATCCGTACGGCGGCTAAAGAGGCACTGGAAAATCCGCCGGATGTGAAGCCGTTTAAAATTGAGGGGCCGGTGAAGCTGCAGATTGATCTTGCGGACTCGGATTATACGGAAAAGCTGAAAGCCCGTTATGGCTCTGAATTCGATGGCAATACATTCTGTCTTGACGGGCCAACGGTGACGGCTGTTTGGTCGCGTTACCTACACATCCAGGATGAAGTTAAAAAGGCGATGAAATGA
- a CDS encoding ROK family protein produces the protein MILGVDIGGTKTAVALADGKGSVLSSARFPTDVQSPEVTLSLAVENLNALIKEAAIAPSSFQALGISAMGPMSSAAQVIHETKKLPGWADFPVGRFFKDAFGCPVFMENDANAAGLAEYFFGAHKGKDLIYLTMSTGIGAGIICNGLLLSGANDLAGEVGHMCLVPDGRACFCGKQGCWQAYCGGRQMELHIRDMLRKKTAETAILDDVGGDVEQVTIQGICKAVRDGDALACEQWEEFIDRCAQGVGILMQCFNPSAIVMGTIAVYDGDLFIPQMKERLTQYAWPRTTEGCVIEPTVLRNIGELSGVAVALNGLDCLVK, from the coding sequence ATGATTCTCGGCGTTGATATTGGAGGAACCAAGACGGCGGTCGCTCTGGCCGACGGGAAGGGCTCGGTGCTGTCATCGGCGCGTTTCCCGACGGATGTCCAATCGCCGGAAGTCACCCTTTCGCTGGCAGTGGAAAACCTGAACGCGTTGATAAAGGAGGCGGCGATTGCGCCTTCATCCTTTCAGGCGCTTGGCATTTCAGCGATGGGGCCGATGAGCTCCGCGGCTCAGGTGATTCATGAAACCAAAAAACTACCCGGATGGGCTGACTTCCCGGTTGGTCGGTTTTTTAAGGATGCCTTCGGCTGTCCGGTTTTTATGGAAAATGACGCGAATGCGGCTGGGCTGGCGGAATATTTTTTCGGCGCACATAAAGGAAAAGATCTGATTTACCTCACCATGAGCACCGGGATCGGTGCAGGCATCATCTGCAACGGGCTGCTGCTTAGTGGCGCAAACGATCTGGCCGGTGAGGTGGGGCACATGTGCCTGGTTCCGGACGGACGCGCCTGTTTTTGCGGCAAGCAGGGGTGCTGGCAGGCCTATTGCGGCGGACGGCAAATGGAGCTGCATATTCGGGACATGTTGCGCAAGAAAACGGCTGAAACCGCTATTCTGGATGATGTGGGTGGCGATGTGGAGCAGGTGACGATCCAGGGGATCTGTAAGGCCGTTCGTGACGGCGATGCCCTTGCCTGCGAGCAGTGGGAGGAGTTTATCGATCGCTGCGCGCAGGGGGTTGGCATCCTGATGCAGTGTTTCAATCCGTCGGCCATTGTGATGGGAACCATTGCGGTGTATGACGGCGACCTGTTCATTCCTCAAATGAAAGAGCGGCTCACACAGTATGCCTGGCCGCGGACCACTGAAGGCTGTGTAATTGAGCCGACGGTTTTGCGGAACATCGGGGAATTGAGCGGGGTGGCGGTTGCGTTGAACGGGCTGGATTGTTTGGTGAAATGA